The stretch of DNA CGCCCTGCACAAGGGCGCGGATCGTCCTATTGTGCCCGATGCCCAACGAGCCGAGGTTCTGGCTGCGTTAGCCTGCGTGGACTATGTGGTGATCTTCCCTGAGCCGGACCCAGGCTCTCTCATCGCAACCCTTCAGCCGGATATTCTCGTCAAAGGCGGAGACTGGTCCGTCGACCGCATTGTGGGACGCGAGACGGTCGAGGCTCGCGGCGGCCATGTCCAAACCATTCCTCTTGTCCCCGGAGTCTCGACGACCACTCTGGTGCAACGTATTCGCTCCACGACAGCCTAAGGATACTGTGCCGCCCCTGATCCCCCTACATCTGACTCAATGGCTCGCACCGGCGCGAGAAGCCCTTCGGAGCGGCTCGGGTAAACCCTGCCTCATGGGGCTGCATGGTTCGACTGCCGGCTTCGGCTTGGCTCTCCTCACACACAGTCTGCCGTCTCAGCCGCTGGCCGACCGTTCCTGGCTGATTGTCGCCAAAACCGATGACGAGGCAGAACGCCTCTATCGCGACACGCTATTCTTCAGAACGCTCTGCGGACAGTCCTGCGACGACCTGGCATTGTTCCCGAAATGGGAAACGCTGCCCTACGAATCGGCGGTTCCCCACATCGATCTGGTGGCCCGCCGCATGCAGACGCTCAACCGTCTCTGCACCACTGGACGCACCGTTCTGTTCACTTCCATTCCGGCCTTAACACAACGAGTGCTCCCGGCTCTGGTCTTCACCGACGCGATTCTGCAATTTCAACCGAATGGGTCCCTGGAGCGTGAGGTGCTTGTCTCCAGCCTCTTGCGGCTGGGCTACCGGAAGGGATCGGTGGTGGAAATTCCCGGCGAGTTCAGCATTCGCGGCGGGATCGTCGATATCTATTCGACCGCGTATGCCGACCCGCTGCGGGTGGAGTTTCTCGGCGACACGATCGAATCGATCCGCTTCTTCGATCCGGCCACACAAAAATCGACCGACAAGATCAAGCAAGCCTGGGTGCTGCCGGCCCGCGAATTGATTCGCGCCGAGGACGCACCCGATGCCCTCGCGCCTCTGGCTGCCGACGCCGAATGGCATGCGCCGTCCGTGTATGGAACCATGGACAGCCTCCTGGATTATTTTCCGCAACCGCCGGTGCTCGTCCTGGATCAGCCCAACACGCTGAAGGCCCACACGGAGGAATGTTGGCAGGCCATCGAAGAGGGATTCCTGCGCCACGAAGATCGCACGGATCCGAATCCCTACCCGACACCGGACCACCTGTACCTCACGTGGGATCAGATTCTGGCCGCCACCCACGGCTACGCCACACTCGCGCTGGAGCCGATCACCGCACCGGACGCAAGTTGGGAGCCGGTGCTCACCTGCCCGGCTCAAACACCGGCCAGTGTGGGACTCG from Nitrospira sp. encodes:
- the rfaE2 gene encoding D-glycero-beta-D-manno-heptose 1-phosphate adenylyltransferase: MGKKITTQQELAAQLDECRRQGQRIVFTNGCFDLMHVGHTRYLQAARDLGDVLVVGVNSDDSVRALHKGADRPIVPDAQRAEVLAALACVDYVVIFPEPDPGSLIATLQPDILVKGGDWSVDRIVGRETVEARGGHVQTIPLVPGVSTTTLVQRIRSTTA